TTTCTTTCTAGTCACATGGTTTCTGGAAGGCTTGCCAATAGTTATTTTGGCTGCAGCCAAGGACAGAAAATTACTGAAGACCAGAGGGCCAGTCTTTACCCCAGCAAATGGGCATGTGATCCAAAGTGGTCAAAGTCCtgtccaagattttttttttttttttttaatttgggaataGAGAAGAAACCTTGGTTAAAAAACTGAAAGGGTATAATTTGGGGCTGAGGCTTAATTTTTCTGGTTAAGTGGAAAGAAGCTATCTAAAGCAAAAAAAGGTAAGAGCCTTAAAGAATTCATTTGTATCACTCCTGGAATTAATGTGGAAAAGTTTGGGTCACTGACATTTGTAACAATAAGAATCCTGACTGGGTGACAAGTGAGAAGCAGAAAAATGCCCCAGGATGTCCAGATCTGggtaaagactttttttttttttttttacaatctatACTAGGTCTTCATTTCAAACATCTAATCGTCTATTATGTGCCGGATGTGGGAAACATAAAGATTATTACAACTTCAAAGAGTTGGGTGCTTCTGAAGTTACTGGCCACTTCAGAGAATAATTCCCAAACAGCCGAGAGACTACTCCGAAGTGGCTAAGGAGTTCTCCAACTGGCTCTAAAGCTTCCATCATCTGTACCTCATAAGAACTACTTTCTAGGCCCCTCAGTTTTCTATAGGAGCCACTGATGTCTGTATATTGAAGATTTGGTCTACATTCACTTTACCCATACTAGTACAACAGTATAGACTTCCAGATCTCCCTTGCTCTCTAGAAGCCACATTGGCCTGAACTGTGAAAGTTTCTAAATGTGAATGCCATGGCCAATGGCAAGATCTAGATTTCAGCTGCCTTCTGACAGGCATCTCAGGTCCCTGCATTCTCTTGGCTTTGTCATGGATCAGGTCTACCATCAAGCCTCTAGCAGAGCCTACAAAGAATCACATAAACCAAACTCACAGATGATTTGCTAATTCATATTGGGATAAATGTCACATGGACAGGGAATATCGAAATTTCACAAGGAGGCAAATTATAAGGTTTCTGAATAGCATGGAATTAGGCTGACTGTCATCATCAAAgtttaatcaacaaatatttattgaggaactACTATAAGAAATGCTTACGCCAAGGGGCTAaaaatacagcaatgaacaagacTGCTTTTCATGAAGCTTACCTACCATACCGAGTGTGAGCAAACAGGTATTAAACAAGCATTCCCTTGATTCTaacatgtactttttaaatatactgtTGCTGAAATGAAGATGGAGAGATTTATTTAATATGGTCACAGTGCTCTCTTTCCCCCTGAAAAGCTATTAAATCAATGGTAACTGATAATCACTGGCAGCTTAAAAGAAACAtgataattacataaaaaattcaatatttaatCATAATCTTGTTATatgctaagaagaaaaaatattaggaGAAAATCTGATGGGGACCAGAACTTACTCTGGAAGGCTCTGTTAGCTCTCCAAAATCTCCTCATAACACAGTAGTCAGAGTGATCCTTTCAAAGGGTGAAGCCGGATCATGTGCCTCCTCTGCTCAGATCTGCAGGGGCACCCTATTTCCCTAAATAACAGCCGATTACACCAACCAATGACATCCCCAAACAGTACAACCCATTAACTTCTCTGATTTCAACTCCTTTCTTCCCGCACTCATTCCTCATCATTCCTCTCCTGATACATCATACcctgctctatttttttcttacagcaTTTGCATATTATTACATATGATAAAAAGTACTTATTTAACTAAGGCTTACTTTGAtattctgccccccacccccgtcccatTCCACAGAATAGTTTTCTGGTCTACTATGTTTAGTGATAGATCTTAATCACTAAGGCATATTTAGGAGTTCAAAATGTGTCGAAGAGAATCAGAAGAAAGAATATATCCGTGAACAAGTGATTGGAAGACCTTGCACTGGGACTGAAATAATCATCAAAACCAGTTGGTGAAGCCTTGCTCTCTATTTTTTAGTGGAGAGTAACTTCCTCCtgcagtttttctccttttactcaATTCCCAAACCACACCAATCCCACCCAAGTCTTCAGATATAGCAAAATTTTCACTCAGGTTATGGTCCAGTCTCAAGCCCAAGATgctatttattcttcattttttggaTGATTTTGTACTGCTTTGTACCGATCCACTCTGGGAATTTTACCGCTGAACTTTCAAAGGCAGGCTTACTCCTCGTGTTTGTGAGAAAGTCCTCTTCCAGTAACTCTCATATTGGGCCAAATCCATACAACATATCTGCTCAAAGCATGATGCATACTTCCCAGAGTTTAACACAGTCTACCAATATgtacttgtgatttttttattatcgTCTCTCCTACAAAATAACGGTATGCCCTTAAGAGCAAGGTCCATGTCTGTCCTTCACAAAGCCtacagcgcctggcacacagaaaatacccaataagtatttgttgaacgaaTAATTGGATGGATGAATACAACATTTCTGGCTTGgatgtatatgcatatacagtCTAGTCAACTAGGTAGCTGAGATAGGATTTTTTGGGTAGAGTGAGTTGTGCTTCTTGTTTgtgaaggagaaacagaagataTTGTTGGGAGTCCTTTGGAAAGGCCGATTTTAGCCACCTAAAATGCTATGTCCTCTCAACCAGATCAAAGACCAACTCATGATCAACACTTCCACCTAGagcttctcccccctcccccgatGTACTCCCTTATTCTGGTCAAGGGTACCAATCATTCTTATAGCCTCTCAGACACAAAGGCTTTGAGTAGCTTTTGACCTCTTTCTGTCAACCTCCTAGCTCAGCAAGACTCCTAAAGCCTGTCAACTCCTTTTAAATATCGTTGATCAATGgtctccttcctttccattcctgcTACTACCAACTTGGTACAAGCAACTAAACTCTCAGATTATTATAGCAACAGATTCAGAACTGGTCTCCGTGATTCCAGGTTTGCCCCTGTCTAATCCATCCTGCCTATATTAAAATCTCCTTAAAACCTTCACTTTACACTACTAATGCTATACCAAAAAAAATCTGCCATGGCaacctagaaaataaaaatctcagccTGACATTTGAAGGCCAGACACAATATAGCTCCAAACAGTATCCCAGCATTTTCTATGTTAACATCACTCACCAGCACAGTAGTTCTCACTAGTCATTACACGCATTATACACGTTTCCACCCCCATGAATTTATCCTACCAGTCATTTATATGAATGTAGAATTCTATCTACACCCTCAAGTCTAGCTCAACTCCCACATCTTCCTTTAAGCCTTTCCCAGACCTCCCCACTTAAtctgcctcttcctcctgggCTTTCTTATGACACCATCTGACAGACAActaggaccttttttttttttttttttacactattaACTCCaatttacacatacacatatacacatgtaacTTTTCACACTTAACCCCAACTTACACCTATCTGTTATGGAAAAGTAAAAGGGTCACAGGAGAGGTGCCTTCATCAACAAATGCTAATAAACCCTTTATTTTTCCTGGACAGACAAAGGTGGCTATACAGGGATGTTTATATCTGGCTAATCTCCAGGACCTCCAACTCTCACTCTTCTAaccaattttgtatttttctactccttgttttttccctttcctaaACATATACCAGAGCTTTGAgaataagaaaaactaaagagGTCTACCACATTAAGgggaaaaacatttaagaaatccAAAAAGCGTTCTCAAAATGCAACAACCTGAGGTGTGGGGAAGCCTCTTACTCCGTCCCAATTAACTCCTTCAAAGACTAGAagccaacatcatcatcatcgaCACGACTTACTTAGAGACTGACTGGATGCTATACATTAAGCTACACACTGAAACCACAAAGAGACACTAAGCAGGCCTGGTCCTAGCATTGGTCCTTGGGCTAAAAAGAAGGACAATGGGATTCCACAATAAAATCCACTACGACTGGAAGTCCCAGCTTCCTAATCTTGACATTCTAAATGCAATTCATCATTGAAACTTTCCTGAACTGTCACAGAACACTCTACTTTTCCTTTAAgaagatactatttttaaattacataactgttccagtttttgttttgtctgtttctaCTACTAGAGTATAGACTCCAGGAAGGCAGTCTCCTCATTGTATTGCAGAGCACCTGGAACAGTGCTCATCATTTACTAAGTACTCCTGAGAGATTGTAAATGAATGACCACATTCTAAGACCCTGTTAATATAATACCAGTCACAAGATTTTTAGGGGGTTAAACGAGCTTTTAGTTGTAGGTTGGCCTACTAACCTAACCACTGTACTTGTTTCTATGAAATGAAACCTGTAGTGTCAGGCAACCCACTTATGGAGAGATACATATCATAGGGCCTGTTTTTAATGCCCCATATTTTTAGGTATAGAGGGGCTTTAGTGCAGAGATCTTAATTTGAATGCTAGTGACTAGTAGTGAGGCTATATGACCTACAATAGGCGCTTAACCTCTTCAagcttcagtttcatcatctgggaaaaaaaaaaaggaaaaagagaacaataaaaggccactgtgaagattaaattcaTCTAATGCTATGCTGAAGGACCTAGTTCCCACCATCTCCCTCTTTAACACACTGCCCGTTTTTTCCTATATTACAGACTCCTTGAAGTTTGAAACCATAGTTCATAGTTGTGCTGTACCTAATGAATTAGCATAAACTGCTTCACACACATAAGAATCACATATTATAGTCTAAAACTCTGTTacgaatataaaaaagaaatataacatccATGAATTGTTCTGAAACATTATATTGCTATACGCAATTATAATATTACAGTATCAACGTAcccaacaattttaaatatcaaatatgtAGTAATATAGTCTAAGATTCTTGGTGGCAGTTATGTTACATTCCCTATCCTTGCTCATAGTTCAAACTGTGATAATCTatgaagaaacacattttttttcctcacttgcAACCTTAAATGGCTATGTCAAACTAGAATTCCCTTCACTGCAGGTTGGTTTGAAATTCCAAGCACACGTTATATCCAGCTATCGCAGATACTGAAATGAAACTTCATTAGTCAAAAATCAAACACTGCTCTATTTGCATATCTAAGAAAAAGTTCAATTTTcagaacttaaaattttaagaaaaaaagcaatatgaaaatataaactcACAAAATTTACATACTACTTTTATTACCCTGCAAAGACGTTTTTTGATTCCCAATTCTGCCGCATAAGACAATGACCTTTAAATAATCAGAACAAAGTTTCTCACTGTTCAGAGAGcattgttttaagatttacttgGCACTTTAAGTTAACCATCTTAAAGCTTTGAAGCACAAATAGTCAGTGACACATCCATTTTAAGCTACTATGACCTGTCATTACAGAGTCATTAAGCAATAATTTCAAGGAGCAAGCAGAAAGCtttataactttcaaatatattaagATTATCTTCTGTACTTCATAAGCTAAGTTATTTGGATATTTAAAGCTACActtcataaattataaaattcactGATAATTTTCTGCATTCTTTCTAAAGATAAATAACATGAATTAACTGTTAAAAAGCAATACAGAAACCCAATAATCAAATCAAAcactatatatatgtgtttttatacATACACGTGATGATTTCTAAGCTGGCTAGCTTAaggaatacagaaaaaatattcttctcagaaagaaattatttatctttatgaTAAATAATGtccaaatattaacatttttttgacaaatggatttaaagtaaaatacattCTCTATATTATCTATTCTTTTACCTAACTGTAAACTTTTATTAAAGAAccaatttcaaaaattatataaagtaaacTGATTATCCAATTCAACTCTATACAACTCTTAATTCTGACTAGGTCCTTTGTTGACACAGCTCTCCAGAGAAGGTATGTTACAAAGCACAAAATGCAGCAACAGAAAGAAAGCACACACAACTCTGGCACTACCCACTTCACACTCATCTGTGGTTATCTATACAAAGTTTAAAATAGTTGGCATGATAGGAAAGCTAAGTAGCTTTCCATATTTCTCACATCATGTCTTCTTGGCCCTTGAGTGAATCATTTTGCAGACTACtacaaatttccaaaatattataaaacccagagaaatttaaaaatgggatggAATTCAGAAGTTGCCATTTCCAGCCAGCCTAATTTAAAGGCATGAAGACTGAGCTCCATGGTCTTTAAAAAGGTCAAGACACAGCCTAGCTGTGTCTTACCTCAACTCCAATCCTCTTTCACCTTACTACCCCCAGAGATGCAATGGTCATTTGGTGATAACACCAAAGTGttatccaaaaataaattttttttggcaGTATGCCATTTTGAACCACCACCAACATTTgttcagaagagaaataatctgaGAGTTAAGTGTACCTTTGGGAACAAAAGTAGAAACTCAAGCTCTTTAGGTCTTTCTTCTTGTTAAGGGAACCTTCCAGGAGCACCAGATCAGGATTAGCAGGAGGATCAACACATCTTTTATTGATCTATCTTCCCTCTTCCCACAAGAACAAAACCCACCCTGTTCACTATATCACAACGTTTCTTTTAATTTGATCAATAACCTCCTTTCTTCATCTAAGAAAGAACCAACAATGAGAAATACATCCACCAACATCAATCACTTTCCTACTTCAGACTCCTATCCTTTCTTCTCTGAACACTCTAAATATAGTTCACGTTCCTGCTGTTTCTCATCTTGATGTCTTTGCAGACTATAAGCTCCAAAGgcatgtttctgttgttttatgtgGTGTGACAATGGAGATAGTAATTCTTCTGACTACTTCTATGAATAAGATGAGATTCAGACATGACAATATATGTGAAAGCACTTGGTAAATGGCAAAGTTTAAGGCAAACGTAGTGCCCCTATCATAAGAGAATGATAAAGCATCCCTAGTTGCTCATATACAAGTTAGCAAAAAATTTCTAGGAAATTATGGCCTACATTAGCAATTTAActaatcttaaaagaaatgagtCTGATACacccagaaagaaaaagtagtaGCACCTAACATTCagcaaatcatgtatttgtcaATGATCATTTTACTTCAGAGAAGTTTAATGAGTGATATATTTCTATAACATGCTCAATTTTAGAACAAATCACTTTCAAATATAAACTATTTACTTTCAGGCACAATTATTGGTTGTCTACTAATATCACATGATTAAAACCCCGTAATTTAAAAATGCCATcagaattaaagtaaaattattataGCTTTCTTAACATTGTCCTCATTTTCCTGAGAAACTTACTTGAGCATGACACTCAAAGAAGGTTCTAATTTGTTTGAGtcaacataaaagaaaatctaatcaAATGGCTagtagaacaaaagaaaattcagtctTTTTAACAGCTCAgttctgaaataaaacattttcagccCACACAGAATAACATTTTGTACTATCGAATAAAACGTTCATCTAAGAATGTACACATTCacaggaattaaaatattattgagaaTTACATTGTTACTTCTATTCTTATAAGATTAGCTAGGGCTTAAGGTACAGTAAAATTAcattggataaaaataaataaactctatcaaaaaaactttcttcaaaaatatcaataCTACATCCAAAAAAAAGAAGCATCCCTTTTCATGGCAATACAAACTCACTTTAATACAGGATGAAAATAGCCACTAGGAAAATACCTGGTGACTCGGCACTTTatttatgcctttattttttaggCCATCTAATAATGTATAGCACAATCTCTAAATAAGAGATGTAACTGAAAAATATCCAGAGAAGAATCACATCATGAAATCTTCTATGCCTGGATCTTCTGCCTTCTCTATTTCTATATCCAAATGCAATCATTCCTAATACCTATAAACATCCCTtgacattttacataaatatcattctgaaaaattttaaaaccgtACTAGTAATTATAATTTAATGGAATTATGGTGTGATCTTAAAAATATCACTTAGTAAAATACCTTATTAGGCCCAATGAAATAAAGGTGACTTTAGCTAGGTatctgtttttattaataaagtaTTGGCATCTCAATCAAATCTTGTATTTAAGTATTCTTTCAAGCCTCAGTTccttaaaattaaacaaaaaattttaaaacaagctcTTAAGTAAATAGTTTCTAATTTAAAACGAATATAAAAACCACCTTTATTTTCCCCTTGGGAGGTAAAAAAAACTTCCTACATACTGTTGACCTCAAGCATTGTATTTGTCTCCAAGTACTACCAAATGAACACAGAACAGAAATTAGTTTAATGTTCTATAGAATTAAAAGTCAGGACAAACTGGTCATCTCTCCTTTGTAAGCTCTAGTGAAAGCCTTTTATTCAATCACAAACAACCATAAAACACTTGTATTTTAAGACTTACATTTAAATAAACTAAGGCAAATTACAATGCTCCAACAGATTTttgtgaaataattatttatttgtttgcttttactttCAGCCCTGTCATTGTTCATCCAACCATAACCCAGCTTCACATCACTTTTGCTTCTTATTAACAGCTCTGGTCAAAATACACATGAACAAAattcactttaaaagaaaaaaaaatatgttaacatgCTAAAGACAAAATACTATAGTGCTCTATCACCCAGGACCAAAAATGTAGTTGTGGCCTTCAATGATCTAATTTCCAAATGTATGAATGTCCAGGCAAATAACATAACTATATGAGTGTCATCTTTCCTCTCAAAATTACAACACTATATAAAGGATAAATACGATAGACCTTAAAAAATTATGACCATATCTAGAGATACAACTATTCAATGGAAGATTAATTACAGCATTCAAATTACCAAGGAAAAAAATCGTAATTAAAAAACTCACTTTATATAGTATCTTGCACCTTCAAAAGTATATGCTTCTTCCCAGCCAGTAGGCAAATCTAAAAAACATACATTTCACAGTTAGTATTACTTCAATGGGATAGCAAAATAAGTTTCAatccattttaattattcatcTTCATGATcagctattttcatttattaagtaaatttctaaaaaaaatgttggacTGGTAACAAAACTCATAGTcaacaaaataccatttttagGAAAATGGCGATTCAAATTTAAAGCCACAAGAAAACAAGGAACAATATCAGAGATTATCTTACATGATTATACACTTTAATGATCACTGAAAAAGAACTACTCTCTGGCATCCaaaaaaaagcaagggaagcctTCTAATCCCACGTAAAATACCCATGATggttggccaaaaaaaaaaacaaaaaacaaaaaactctgcgTTAAAGGCAACACCTGCTTCTTCTTAGGTATACGGTGTCTATTTTAAGACCAAACCTTTCAGCTACATAAACGAATCCATCCAGGAAGTGTCACTGATGAGAAAAAACTTCCTAAGTCCTTAATTAGGGGGAAAGAGCTCTGCCATCACATACTCAATACAGGTACGTTTCTACAGACTTGACTTCAAGAGATGTGAAATTTCAAGTAATAAACCTGGGAACAATTCAGGTGAATGATGGTCATTTTATGTGCTACACATTACCAATGACAAGTGGCTTGGATTTAACCATAatatctctctgaaataaaaaccAATGATGTGTGTACAAAACCACAAAGTCAAAGCAAAGTAAaccaaaccaggaaaaaaaaaaaagatcgtgTCTTAGAAATTAATGTGaaaccaaagaaagaataaaatttttctgtaGTGTGAATGTTTTCAAATCTGTGGGGGTAAACAGGATACAAATTCGTATTACACATAACCAAAATAAGCATGAAATAATCCCACAAGATGATTaggataaataatttaaataccatATTGTCTTTTGTGAAATAACTTTATTATCCATAACGCAAAGAGGCCATGAgagtttaaatatatatgcaaaacacTGAAAGGTATACTTAAGTCAGAGACTGCAACGGGCTGTTAAGAAATATGACTGTGTATTAGTCAGAAATGCCTTAAAACTGTAACCTCACCATGCTTGCTACACcagctttccctttcctcctccaccTTTTTGCAAATATGGAAATTAGTCATTTCACTGAACTCCAGAATTTAATAGAAAAGGCATGCTTGTTCAATATCCTGGCAACTCTAAGAGACTCACCGAATCTCAGAGTTGGAGAGAAAGTATCCCAGAGGACTGCTGAAGCCAGCCTCACCTTCGACCCAAACAATTCTCAAGCCTTTCCAATCACCAGAAAGAGAGGTAGGCCAGTAAGAGAACTACATGTTACATTTCAAAGACAAACAAGTTTCACGAATGTAAACAAAGAATGACAAAAGACAGCCAGACCAGCACTGAAGCTACCATCAACCTTTCTCCAGCTCAACTCATATTCAGTATTCAAACAAGCCAGCAAAGGCACCGACCGGAGAGATCTGCTTCCCCGCCGACCCTCTCCAATTAGGGCACAAATGCCCACACGCGGGACACCCCCTAGCACACCCACCGCCTCCTGGCGGTCTGTGCAACCTCTCTGCCGCTGCCGGGGACTTTGAATCTCGCCCGCTAGCAACTGCAGCTGCAAATGCCTCCTCCGGCTCCGGCTGCCGCTCTGGCGGCAGGAGGAAAAGCGCCAAGCGTTTCCTGAGCGATTCACTGTCACACAGAGGATCGCAGCACCCCCCaaactcctctcctcctcctcctcagtcaCCTACCCACAAGTCCCACctaggaggaggagggagccgcACGACTGGAGGCAGCTGtccggggagcagggagaagatgTGGATACCATTATCCCGGCGGACGAGTGCCAGGGTccggggctgcagggagggcagTGGGAAAGGACTTCCTAAAGGTTGAAAGGGAGtgaggtcagggggtgggggtgggggtgggggtggaaggatTCAGGAGTGGCTGCGGGAGGAAAAACTCGggatcccagattcctgggagaGGGGAGTCGGCCTCCCTGGGGGCGtcggtgggggggcgggaggtGTCCAGgttgggaagggggagagggccCAGGAAGAGGGCGCCGTCTCCAAGCGGCGATGAAAGGCTAAGGAAAGAGAAGCGTTCGGAGACTCGAGAGAACTCCCGCGGCGGGGCTCCTGCGGCCCCTCTACCTGCGGCCGCCCCCGCCGGCCTCCGCCCCACTTCGCCGCCTCCCGGGGACGGCGTCTGGGGGCAGGTTGCGGGGACGCGGGCGGGCGGCCGGGGCTCTGCCGCCTCCTCCCAGCGGAGCCCAACTCCGCTCGGGCCCGGCCGGGCTCAGCGTTACCTGTGCTCTGCCGCCGGTGTCCGGTAACCACGGCCTCGCCGGTGACGGGGTGCAGCCAGGTGGTGCTCTTCGCCTCCTCGCTGCACGGatgagagaaggggcagagacgGAGCGTGAGTGGGGCGCCGGAGGAGCTGAAGCGGCGCAGACCcggctccctcttcccctcccgcCAGCCTCCCGCACCCTCCGGTCCCCCGCGCCGCCCCCTGTTCTTTACTTGATGAAGAAGACTCGGCCGCCCCTGGTGATCCCGTAAGTCCAGGACCGGGGCAGGGAGCAGATCCACTCCAGGTTCAGATCCGCCGCCATGTCTGATccccagccgccgccgccgccgccgccgccgccttctCCTGCCTGCAGCCCCGGCTGccgagggaggagggagggagcgagcgagcgagcgagcgagcgaagGGAGCGCGGAGCGAGCGCGGCCGGAGCGCGCCTCCCCGGCCCAGCGCGCCCCCGCGCGCGCCCTACCCCCTCGGGCggcgcccgccccgccgccccggctGGGTCGGGCCCGCGTCGCCGCCCCTCCGCATCCTCCGCGGCCGCCGGCCGGCCGCCCCGCCGCGCGCTCGGGGGATGGGCGAGTGGCGCCGCGCCCCGCGGCCAGACCCCTCCCTCGCGCCCCCCCTCGCGCCCCTCCCGcgctcccccaccccgcccgaaCGAAGGTTCCGGgatcgattaaaaaaaaaaacaaaacgcgTCCTGCCCCCAGGGCTTTGCCCGAAGGCTTCCCAGCCTAGAGCAGGAGTCAAAGGGAGCGTAATCCCTGCGCCCCAGATTGCTCTCTCTTTAGAACAACAGGAACACAGCAGCtgagctttgtttttttagagcTCTTGGATATCAGAgagttttcaaaaatacatatatatatcactttaaaatagaaaactgttTCATTAAAGCACACGGAAggcttttcctgtttgtttgttttgtgtgccAGATATCGAAGGTTTGACTAGTTACCGTGGGCCCATGAAATATGAGTAGATTCAGACTTGATAAAACAAGTTTGCCTTTTCCTAGGCCCCTTAAATCAtatcatgttttataaaataaaaccttgactttttctcttattttttttaaagattcgaTTATTATCAATCTGGATTTCTACTTTCCCATATCTCCCATAAATTACAATGATTGCCCAACTTTATAGAGTCCTTGCGACGGTGCACATTTTAAAATCCCCAAAACAACCCTACGGATACTATGATaattaa
The sequence above is drawn from the Zalophus californianus isolate mZalCal1 chromosome 9, mZalCal1.pri.v2, whole genome shotgun sequence genome and encodes:
- the PLEKHA5 gene encoding pleckstrin homology domain-containing family A member 5 isoform X14 → MAADLNLEWICSLPRSWTYGITRGGRVFFINEEAKSTTWLHPVTGEAVVTGHRRQSTDLPTGWEEAYTFEGARYYIK
- the PLEKHA5 gene encoding pleckstrin homology domain-containing family A member 5 isoform X13, which encodes MAADLNLEWICSLPRSWTYGITRGGRVFFINEEAKSTTWLHPVTGEAVVTGHRRQSTDLPTGWEEAYTFEGARYYINKKTSEIDALLSHSKLSLSHQLLCVPGTGGRRAEQPVGDGLTCHVWFIVIHLIKEGTMYFYLLRL